ATGAAATTCTGTTTTATTCACTATGATTATTTAAAGTCATCACAGCGACTTTATTATTGTCAAACAACGACGATACTGCACttcgttatatatatatattctaaactattattttattactacccgaccataaatatttataatttttcataacgGCAACACCGCATTACCAAATAGAAACatatctatattttttattctggCATCACCATTTTACCGAGTGTCAAACTAGGCTGGCAGACAAATAGCTATTGCAGCGCCGTTTCGTATTAAACGATAGAATTATTCGGCCAAcactgaaaatttttcaattaaaaagtcGATATTTTATATCAGCTATGAACTCATTgtgcaaatttaaaacatacaaattataatttaaaatttttgaatattttatttaaacataaatattttatttaaacataaacatagcCGGCTTATAGACGATTTTCAGCCGCCGACGAAATTTTAATTGTCAAACACCGTCGACACAATTATTGCTTGTCGGCACAGATCTTTGATGACGGGTTGAATTAACTAAAACAAGATACACTAGCAgagcttaaaaaaatattactccaTAAacgatataaataaatgaaaattcaataactaaaataaatgcgagtataaaataaacattcgaaaattaacaacaattacTAAAAATTGGCGAACATTGTAACTAAaaagaaaacctaaaaaatatgtttgaaaaaagaaataaaatgaatttgctacttgaaaagaaagaaaaaaatttgtcgtaataaaaaagaaagagaGAAATATTTGCTATGTCATTAGTACTGTGAAGTTTGTGAGAGAGAATCAAATAGAGTTTTTATCGAATAATGCAGATACGACTGCCAGAAAAATACCCATAagaattgtgttaatttttttgcatcgtgaaaaaaaagtatttagaaattatatgtgtgcaaataaaaataaaattactgaaaattgtttattaatgtcGATTAAAGACAATAAAGATGAATTTGTGATGAAGAATATTCAGTAAGACGGCAAAAATTggaaaagtgtaaacagctgacgACAACGGTGACGACGACTACGTCAAATGCTGCTTTAAAACCCCTACGCCCACCGCGGTTATGATTGAGTGAATCACTTTCTGTTCGCTGTTCAGTTTTgtacataaaaagtttttttttttgttaaattttaaagtgcAGTTATATTCTTCATCTCTGTAATGGACACTGAACTTGATGATGATAAAGTAATTAACATAATTAGTTACACGAAACCGCAAAGTTGCGattttatttaagcaaaatCTTAGAATTGAAGTAAAAGAAAAGAATTACACAGCTAGatagaaatacataaataaaaaaaggaatcatcaaactaaaaaagttttcaCAGTAGTCTCGGTGAAAGTAAGCGGAAAGAGGGcacaaatacaatatttattatttatttcgatGTGGAAACGCCTGCTGCCCTGTGTGCAAAGCTAAgctacccaaaaaaaaaaacaacaaaaaaagtaacagaaaaaaagaagtaaaaaacgACGAAcataagcaaaaaacaaaaggtGGAAAGTAGAAGAGGAAGAAGGCGAAAAACACTCCTCTGACTTCATAAGCTCTGCAGCAACTGCCGTCTACATTCATTAGTGCTGCCTTGAGTCGCAGCCtgtgctgctgctgctacttgTCGACTCTTCTTTGAGCAAATTTGAGTTgtctaatttatttttgtaaacgaaaaataaatcaaaatctcATAATGGACGAAACACAAGAAATTCGTCAGGTATGTTGCAAAATTCATATGTTCATAatggaataaataaatattcaatttgcgagaaatgttttctttctttCGTATTtctacattaatattttaacttcTTTCTTTCAAATGCCACTCtatacataatttatatttgttagaTTTGCCATTACTTAATTGTTCATTGAATAACTAAGTAATGAACCAGCAAATAAGTGAATTACATGGAAAAAATATTAGACAAATCTTTAGTGATTAAATGTGTATACATATGTGTACCTACCATAATGATGACCAATTCATTCATGCATTCTAATatctttatttgaaaattgttaaattgtatTGTTTCCAATTCGACCAGTTTCAATAATATACATACCTGTTTTGTCAATGTTAGTTGCTAGTAAATGTATTAACACATTCTACATATTATTCtgtttaacaaacaattaaacaacaaaaaaagaatttgtagtattataaagtttatttgaaTGGTGGTGTCATTCGCCTACATCTATTGCCAAAAGAGTAGCATTCAACTTTTTTCTGTAGCACAGACAACCAACCattaaactaaatgaaaaacaatatgtcaaatttctttcCCCCCTAAAAAACTTATGAATTTAAGCCCCAACGACCCTTCTCAGTAGTCGCACATTATTCGCATGAAATGCGTTTATgttaatacataaatatgtatgtaaataattcTATCAATAATTCTCTGAGTACATTTATCAATCGCTCATCATCGACTCGACAAAGCTGATCGAGTGTAATTGAAGTTTATcgtcatttttttctttgttgaacGTCACACACATTCATgcataaaaactaacaaaatctacaaaatatgaatgtgtcgatatgtatgtacgtgcgtgtctttgtatattttttttgtgtggtctaagttgaaatatttgtaaCGTACTTACGTACCTCTATGGACACCTACATTCACTGCTTGCCATAATGTTAACATGTCTACAAAAATGTACAAACAAGTTTCATttgaatatttacatttaattaaaagaattattGGTCAGAATAGGAGTCTCCCTAATTTTGTCTTTTTGTCAAAATGCTGACATAATTTCTATAAACAGACTAGTGGTGTATGTCTGCTAGAACAGCAAAAATGTTTGCACTTGTTTCCCTTAACTTGCGGgatattttgtatgtaaataattttggaATAGTTTTACGTTTAAAAGATGTTTCTGAGTAATTcaattgcttttatttatattcttgttAGGCTCGTTATCGTGCTTCAGTTAAATGGTTATTGTCCAAGGCATATAATAACCGGGTGCCGGACAATCTTAAAGAGCCGTTCTATAGGGATCATGAGAATCAAGAGCGACTTAAACCTAAAATTGTTGTTGATCTGGGGAATGCAACTTTGTATTGCCAGACATTATCGAATTTATATTCCGATCCAAATTACCAAAGCCTTAATCACTGGTCGATATTGCAAACATTGGCTCGTAAGGGAGTGCCTGTCAATGAATCGCCCGATATGCCTCTAACAGAAACAGTATTGATACAAACAAATCCCCTAAGAATTGTAAGTACTATTACGAAAACATTTCAGAATACTTCAATAAATTATATCGTCCATGAAACAGGTGGGTCATATGGCAGTTGTAGAGGCACTTATGATGTTGTATGCCAAGGAAATAACATCAAACGAACGTATTAATAATGCTATCAAAAGAATATCGGGTAATAGTGATCAACCTGTTCTTACGGTTAGTGGAAATGTAGAACATACAATTCTTTCGTGGGTGTCTCATACTTGTGCTGCTTTAAAAAAACGTATAGAACGTGATTTACAAATAAATCCCGAAGATGAAAATGTAAGTAATACGAGCCAAATTAAGGAAATCTCATTAAATCACGTATTAATACTTTGTAGGGCAAACGCCTGCAAGCCCCAGACATACCGCCGGTGCGTGACTTTCAAGATCTTTGCGATGGCATTTGCTTGGCACTTTTGATATCCTACTATTGTCCCAAAGTTGTGCGTTGGACGGATGTGCGCATAAATTATTTACCGGCAGTTGAGGATTCTATACACAATGTTTTGTTAGTGAgcaatttttctcaaaaatatctGCCATACAATGTGTTCCATATGCTTCCCGAGGATGTCACTTATATGAGAGGGTATTACGTTTTGAAACATGCTCTTCCAATATTAAATTgtcttatatatttttccatgttttttACAGATCAATGCGTCTAAATTTGCTTGTTCTTTTGGCCGATTTGTTTAATCTTTTTGAAATTCATCCGGCCAATTGTGTTACATATCCTGGCATGGATTCTATTGGTAAGCTTTGttacatttcaattttaattttctatttctacCTTTACTTTttgcttgtttatttttttgtattatttggaAGAGGTACATATTCTTATTTATATCTGGTAATGGTCtatgtatatacacatacaaacaagtATCTGTTAATAAACTCGGGTTTTTATCTGTCACTTTTACCActatcacaaaaaaattaaaaaaaaaaacactaagcTAAAGTTTACTAAAAAGAAGGCTTctttaagtattaatattaatcCTTTGTAATTAGTAACTAAATTTTGGCAAATGGTGGTGATTTGGTAATGGAAATAATGAAGATTGATTGCTTATTTTGCAAATAGTCACCATATTAATCTTAGTttaacttttagaatttttttaattattgttattctGTGTATTCTGGCTAATAAAGAAACACACACATATCCTTAGAGCCTGTAATGTGTTTGAAGAaagatatttacatatatttactgAATGTCGAATGTAACactttttaaggaattttaacATCCAACCTGCCTTCATTGTTGTACAAATTGCATTGTAATATTGTCCAGTTTTGTTATTGCATTGAATTTGAATTATTTGTCTTGCATATCAATACTATCTGGACTGTTCGCCAGGACATCGTGTACAAATACTTAATGGGCTCCTGATAAATTTTGCAACTCAATAGTCTATGTTTTGTCCatttgttttacataaaataggtgttttaatacaaaaaaaatattttgtttctctAAATATGCAAACGATTAAAAACTATTCTCTTTTATCTTCTTTCTTTCTGTTTCTGGTATgcaatgaacaaaaaatatgttaacaaaaaaaaaaacgtttaaaaataacagaaatCATCGCTAAACAGAATGCAGGTGCCAATGAACATGGAATATATCACCGCCGCGGTTTAACTATGCCTACTGTCACACCGATTCCTGATTTAAGAAGTGAATTAGACCAACCTTCTTCATCGCCATCGACAAGACCTCAATTTCAAGGTCAATATTAACAATGatcaaagaaattaaattgttttagtgTTTGTTGTTGGTTATTATTGTTTcgcaaacattttacaaaaaaataatacaaactcGAAACACcacaatacaatttttaaattttccttatttatattttatgtttaaaattttgcttgttttgtttaatatttcgttattttgctattatttttaaacatttacgaCATACATAGATGCATGTAATTCTATTTTAATACacacttttttttattcattcacaAACAATATCATCACAGTACGCATTTATACATATACGCATTTATCCAATCATCAtccatgcatacatacatatgaaaacATCCATATATTGTTTGATCTATACAACATTTTCATAAGTTTGTCCCATTTTATTAGtacgaacatacatacatactacattctctactatatgtataaataataataaaaaaaagaaaatagtaaaaatatttatacttccCAAGACACTAGGTGAATTCTTCCCTGTGaaattgtatgtgtgtgtgtttctttaaaatagtgtattttcaatatattttgcttaaaaatcttttgaattGTTAGTGCGGTAATTAgtgagtatttttttattcctttattttttgcaattcatTCAATTAAATGAGAAATCTCAGTAACAACTGCTCCTTAAAACTTCATCCTGTTTCTAACAACCACTTTCaagatataattttatttatttattttttttattttactaaagttttcataatttaaaattatttattttacttattttcgtCGTATtactttcttttatttaaaatgcatttacaCTTTTAGTTACGTATACGAATTCTGCAAGTGGtcttataataaataaaccaGCACTATCCATACAACCACCTTCATCTCAATTTGATCCGCATCACATGGCTGAAAATACTCATTTCGAAAACGAAGGTAATCCTTATTGGCACTTTTCAATTTGAGTCCGTTTGTGTtgaacttttaagttttttttacacttaatttattttatttttgatttgattttatttgattaGCATTCGTTGTACACAAATCACGTGGTATTACCACATTATCATCCATGCATATGCAGCAACAGGATCCCTTAATGCCGGCTCGTTTAAGACAGgccaaagaaaaaaacaatacagAATCCAAGGCCGATGAAagaggtttgttttttttacgttTCTGTTTCTTTCATTTCTCATTTGCCATTTACacaatgttattttttgttacatttaacTTGATGCCGGGAAATATTTTAcaagatttaaattatttattttatttagggGACAATGTACCAGCTGGAAGACCTAGTAATTGGGATCAACACCGACGACCCAGTTATGCAGGTATATAcataatgtttattaatttatgtcaTGATACTATTCTAAATTGTCATTCTAGGACGAAGATCACGTAGAAACTCATCTAGTGAAGATTCTCAATTGACCATTGAAAACTTTGGTGGCTCTCAGGATCAGCTGAATAACATTGAGCGTTTTGAAAGAGAGAGAGAACGTAAATTATCCAATACAACAATAGGTAATTGGGAAACATTAATGcagttttatacatttatatataacttttattaattattttatagaacatGTGGTACCCGTTAGATCTTCCATTGCTGATGCTCGTGGTACTTTGCAATTAGGTTATGATACCGATTCAGGTTCAGAAAAACAAGATCGCGATACAGAGAAACAAGAACCACTTAAACGACAAACTAGGTAAAGATTATTTACTgcgaaaactatttttttttatttgaatttaattaaataataatatttacagcTACGATAATGTAAATTTTGCATCCAGTGCACAAAATAGAAGTAACAATGCCATTAACAGTCCACAAAAGCATTCCACTAGTCCAGAATTGGCTACAGATGAGCCGCCACGCGATCCAAATGCTACTCTTACTAGAAAATCTTCAAATGCAAGTATGCATATGAAAACTCCCAATTGGCAAAATAATCAATGTGGTAAAtaacttgttaaagttttttgtttaacactCGCAgctaatttcattaatatttcaacattttagaCACGTTTGATGATGACACTCGTTCGTTAGAAAGCACTTACAAGCTCAATACCATACGCATGAAACTAGaagagaaaagaaagaaaattgagCAGgataaacaaagaattgaagcAGCTCTGTCGCGTCACCAAAaagaagtatttttaatttaccttcaaaatattgttttatactaAACTTATTTCACTTTGCAGTTCAATCAGGATGCGGATCTTGTGGATGCTGATTACATGAAGTGGGAAACCATGAGTCGTACTTCGGACATTGATCCCAATGAATTGGATAAATACCAGGttggtaaaataaatttgaGGTATTTTCTTATTGTGGTGGTCGCATTTCCATGTTAATCTTTAACCCATTTACAAATTATGTAAATCATTTCTTTAACAGAGATATCCACTTTGATAAatcattattaataatttaatgatagttcaaaaattgttaaatttcaaaacaatttctttataaaattagaatattagtgaaaaaaatttaatcactTCTGCAGTCAAAACTTTATTAGagatttagaatatttttatatttgtttctttgttcTAACACTAAATGtgtaactataaaaaaaaacttatcattttaaatctaatttaaagttttaatctaCATTATAAATGCTCAAtagaattatatataatttacgaTGTTAGTTATTTATATTGTGAGCTTTTCAGTTGGGGTTTccagtttttcaatttaaatcaaTTGATGGATATGTTCCATAGCTGAATTATATATAATCGGTAATCATTTTCAAAAAGCTCTGTGCaataaaaatcccttttttcATTCACAATTTGAAAGATAATATAAACtcacaatataaatatttaccctCGTAGtagtaattttgtttaagattaaaattgttttcaaaatccataaaaaagaataaatttgaactatttatattttgaaaatcagtATTATGTTGTCcctttgttttggtgtaaagagtatttattgtttaaaaatcgtttttattttgagtttatCTTAAACGTGACCGTATGTaacattgtatgtatgtatgtttgcccACTGTAAACGTAATTAACTGCATTTCTAACTTCTAAATCCTTTACATCATTAACTCACACAGCAAAGCATCGCTATTATGAATATGAATCTTCAAGACATTCAACAAGATATACAAAGATTAGCTACGCAGCAAAATCAGATACAGGCCCAACAAATGCAAGCTCAACAGCTCCTGCAGGCCCAACAAATAGCAAATATGTTGAATCAGGTAAACATCACAGATCAACAACGCACatcaatatattttacattctatacacacatacacgcCCATTTAACACATTTCCATAATTAgatgttaaatgttttcttttttacaccAGATTTTCGTATCTGTATCTGAGTCTAATTCGAATTTGACTGTATACTCTGTCAGACGAGAATATATTTTACTCGctttattaaacaacaacagttttattttatctcTCACTTCCTTAactgattttcttgaaattatgtatttttgctCTTCTTctataagcaacaacaaaatttcggATCACAACAACATTTAGCCGATCCTTATCCAACACGACCCTTGCAACATCAACCGAATTTTGGATCATCACCTCATTTGCCACAGTCGTTTAATGCCGGCGGTGTTGTTAATCCATATGGCTCTAGACCCCCAAGTCGAGATCCCTATCAACAAATGCAAACCATGCCTGTCCAGTATATAAATGATAATGCACCCTATATGTATGCCCAACAGCAACAACCGCCAGCCATGATGCCCCAATCGCAATACAATACCATGCATCCTCATTACAATGACAACAACGCCGTGCCTTATAACAGAAGTAACAATCATAGCTTCGGTGGGCCACAGTCTCAGAATAGTCAACCGCCGATGCAGAGTCATCATCCGCATCAACAATACATTCCTCGTCAAAGTATTTACGATGATTATCAAATACAGTCGATGCATGGCCGTGAGCCGAATATGTCGCCACAACCGAACAATTACTATGGGCATGAACCTCTAGTGCAACAACAGCCAAATCAACAACAGTATCCTACACAAAGAAGAACATGGGGTCAGCCGTCGTTCGATCCGATGCAAATGGTAGATGTTGGCGGTGGCAATACTTGGCAGAGGCGACCTCAGAAATCTATGGATAGCGACGGTGGTGGTCCTAATTGGGGTAGTCCACAAGGGGAAAATAACATACAGCACCACCGCTCGTCCATACACCAAAACGGTGATGGCCAACACCATCAAATGTACCCGGTACACTCCTCTCCATTGCATAGCCAACGCATGACAGGTGGGAATGGCGGAGGAGTAGGTATGGGTAGCGGCGTACAGAGGCAGCAATCTATGACCAATTTAAGAGAAACCAGATCACCAAATGTTGTTCCCAAGCCTTCATCGGCTCCCACGCCTCCTGATGATGTCATGGCACCTCAAAGTATTTGCTTTATTGGCGATCAGGATGATATTGACGAAATTGAACGTAACGTTATTGAAAAAATGCAATCCACTGGTCTTTCAGAATACATCTTCCCCATACATCAcaatcaacaacagcaacaacaatcgcATATGTCTCATACAGCACAAATGCAACGCGACGAGCGAGAAAACAACTATGACGATTACGTTGGTGGTGGCGGGAGTGACATGATGCCACAAAAACTGAATATAACTAGCGGCAATCTAACCTATAGAATACCTTCACCACAACGTCCACTACTCCATCCGAATAGCTTCCAGGTAAATGTgtataaataatgttaaatgtaaattttattaaatttatttgcaaatatttaggATCCCCGATCATCAGAAAAGAATACTACTGAAAAAGGCTTCTACATTTCCTTTGACGATGATCAGCCTAAAAGACCTAAACCACCTTTGCGAGTGAAGCGTTCACCCAAAAAGGAAAAGAGCCTAGACAGTGCTGACAACCAGCTATCGAACAATTCCGACTCAACCGACTACGTTGAAATGATCAGCAATGACGTTAGTGTCGAGCCAAAAATTAGACCAAAAGTACACAAACTGAACTATAGCGAGAGTAATAGCAGCAGTAGTAACCAAAACAGAAACACAATGGACATAAATAAAGCCACTTACAACAAATACACCGACAGTCCCATACAACTCAGTCAGGTGATGTCAGTGGGTGAGAGTAAAAACGAACACAAAACACAAAACTCTTCATCTTCGCACAATAATCAACCACAAACACCACCTCCATCTGTAGCTTCCACTTCGCCAACACATTTAAGAAACAGTACATCTTTAGAGAATCGTGAAGTCAAAAGCAAAGCTTTGGTAATTGGCACTGATCCATCTACTCTTGATCCGGTAAGAGCGATAATGGTTTTCATTTGCAAACCAATATAAAGAGACCTTTTTGGTATTTTAGGAATCAGCAGAGGAAATGGAACGTCGTAAAGAAAAGATTATGCTTTTATCTCTTCAACGTCGCCAACAGCAAGAAGAAGCTAAAGAGCGAAAGGAACAAGAGGCTGCACGAAAACGTGAAATAGAACGTGAGAAAGAGGAAGAGAAGCAGCGTAAAAAGGAGGAACAAATGGCACGTAGGGCAGCTATACTCGAACAGCACCGTCTCAAGAAAGCACTCGAGGAAGCTGAGCGAGAGGTATACAgttctatttttaaatgttattgcagttattaatttctatttaaataatttcaggGAAAAACAATAGATCGCTCAGATATTGGTCACAAACCAAGCTCCAACACAAATACTGTGACAAGAACACGCCCTAAGCCAACACGTCCACGACCCAAAACAATACATGTCGACGATGGATCTGTTGATATAAGTGATGCTTCAACCATATCTAGTCGCGGCAAAAAAGGTTCTAGTACCAATCTAACAGGTAAACTTTCAACTTATTGCTTTGCAaaacaattgttgttattggtgtttataaatatttttattgtttattttttggatttttaattTCGTTCTTATGtttcatttgttttctttttatttgttttatttatcgaTTGTTTGTTGCATGGCTCCTTTTAATATTGAACTGTTTGATTCATTGATCGTTTGCGTATCAATAATCAAAAGGCTACGGCCAATTTAATAGCAATTCAATGAGGAGAGATTATTACAGAGGCTCTCAAGATTCCCTTACAGTTAAaggtaattataattttatttactttcattttttatttaatattttaattttattataaagttttttttagctgtactctaaatgaaaaattagcttatattttatttttcattttgaatacggctgtaattttttttttaatattggttTTGAGTTTATTACAAAGGggtttatgtttagtttttagttatatttttatatgcttTTGTATTATTGTTCTGCATGAAAGTATTTTGTTGTGATTTGGAAAAAACAGCTTCAAAATACAGACTTGTCTGTTGTTGGActtaaagtaataatttttcttttgtcagAATCGCCGGACGAGTACCCAAGTACAAGTTCCACGCCAATTGGACGTCGCGGATCATATAAACTATCTAAAGGTTGGTGGCGGGAAATCACATATTTAACtacttacataaatatatatgtacttctgaatgaatgaaataattcatttatattttcaaatattttttatttgcaatttgaGTTAATTTCATTCTTACTTTTGTTCTGTTGTATTCAGTttagttgagttttttttttatttaatttgct
The window above is part of the Lucilia cuprina isolate Lc7/37 chromosome 6, ASM2204524v1, whole genome shotgun sequence genome. Proteins encoded here:
- the LOC111678459 gene encoding patronin isoform X15, with product MDETQEIRQARYRASVKWLLSKAYNNRVPDNLKEPFYRDHENQERLKPKIVVDLGNATLYCQTLSNLYSDPNYQSLNHWSILQTLARKGVPVNESPDMPLTETVLIQTNPLRIVGHMAVVEALMMLYAKEITSNERINNAIKRISGNSDQPVLTVSGNVEHTILSWVSHTCAALKKRIERDLQINPEDENGKRLQAPDIPPVRDFQDLCDGICLALLISYYCPKVVRWTDVRINYLPAVEDSIHNVLLVSNFSQKYLPYNVFHMLPEDVTYMRGSMRLNLLVLLADLFNLFEIHPANCVTYPGMDSIEIIAKQNAGANEHGIYHRRGLTMPTVTPIPDLRSELDQPSSSPSTRPQFQVTYTNSASGLIINKPALSIQPPSSQFDPHHMAENTHFENEAFVVHKSRGITTLSSMHMQQQDPLMPARLRQAKEKNNTESKADERGDNVPAGRPSNWDQHRRPSYAGRRSRRNSSSEDSQLTIENFGGSQDQLNNIERFERERERKLSNTTIEHVVPVRSSIADARGTLQLGYDTDSGSEKQDRDTEKQEPLKRQTSYDNVNFASSAQNRSNNAINSPQKHSTSPELATDEPPRDPNATLTRKSSNASMHMKTPNWQNNQCDTFDDDTRSLESTYKLNTIRMKLEEKRKKIEQDKQRIEAALSRHQKEFNQDADLVDADYMKWETMSRTSDIDPNELDKYQQQQNFGSQQHLADPYPTRPLQHQPNFGSSPHLPQSFNAGGVVNPYGSRPPSRDPYQQMQTMPVQYINDNAPYMYAQQQQPPAMMPQSQYNTMHPHYNDNNAVPYNRSNNHSFGGPQSQNSQPPMQSHHPHQQYIPRQSIYDDYQIQSMHGREPNMSPQPNNYYGHEPLVQQQPNQQQYPTQRRTWGQPSFDPMQMVDVGGGNTWQRRPQKSMDSDGGGPNWGSPQGENNIQHHRSSIHQNGDGQHHQMYPVHSSPLHSQRMTGGNGGGVGMGSGVQRQQSMTNLRETRSPNVVPKPSSAPTPPDDVMAPQSICFIGDQDDIDEIERNVIEKMQSTGLSEYIFPIHHNQQQQQQSHMSHTAQMQRDERENNYDDYVGGGGSDMMPQKLNITSGNLTYRIPSPQRPLLHPNSFQDPRSSEKNTTEKGFYISFDDDQPKRPKPPLRVKRSPKKEKSLDSADNQLSNNSDSTDYVEMISNDVSVEPKIRPKVHKLNYSESNSSSSNQNRNTMDINKATYNKYTDSPIQLSQVMSVGESKNEHKTQNSSSSHNNQPQTPPPSVASTSPTHLRNSTSLENREVKSKALVIGTDPSTLDPESAEEMERRKEKIMLLSLQRRQQQEEAKERKEQEAARKREIEREKEEEKQRKKEEQMARRAAILEQHRLKKALEEAEREGKTIDRSDIGHKPSSNTNTVTRTRPKPTRPRPKTIHVDDGSVDISDASTISSRGKKGSSTNLTGYGQFNSNSMRRDYYRGSQDSLTVKESPDEYPSTSSTPIGRRGSYKLSKEPNVERGRTLSRISVAKGSTLNFRGRKSNSLMNLCGPKLYKQPAAKSNRGIILNAVEYCVFPGAVNRDAKQKVLEKIARSEAKHFLILFRDAGCQFRALYSYTPDTEQVVKLYGTGPMQVDEVMFDKFFKYNSGGKCFSQVHTKHLTVTIDAFTIHNSLWQGKKVNLPSKKDMALVI
- the LOC111678459 gene encoding patronin isoform X10: MDETQEIRQARYRASVKWLLSKAYNNRVPDNLKEPFYRDHENQERLKPKIVVDLGNATLYCQTLSNLYSDPNYQSLNHWSILQTLARKGVPVNESPDMPLTETVLIQTNPLRIVGHMAVVEALMMLYAKEITSNERINNAIKRISGNSDQPVLTVSGNVEHTILSWVSHTCAALKKRIERDLQINPEDENGKRLQAPDIPPVRDFQDLCDGICLALLISYYCPKVVRWTDVRINYLPAVEDSIHNVLLVSNFSQKYLPYNVFHMLPEDVTYMRGSMRLNLLVLLADLFNLFEIHPANCVTYPGMDSIEIIAKQNAGANEHGIYHRRGLTMPTVTPIPDLRSELDQPSSSPSTRPQFQVTYTNSASGLIINKPALSIQPPSSQFDPHHMAENTHFENEAFVVHKSRGITTLSSMHMQQQDPLMPARLRQAKEKNNTESKADERGDNVPAGRPSNWDQHRRPSYAGRRSRRNSSSEDSQLTIENFGGSQDQLNNIERFERERERKLSNTTIEHVVPVRSSIADARGTLQLGYDTDSGSEKQDRDTEKQEPLKRQTSYDNVNFASSAQNRSNNAINSPQKHSTSPELATDEPPRDPNATLTRKSSNASMHMKTPNWQNNQCDTFDDDTRSLESTYKLNTIRMKLEEKRKKIEQDKQRIEAALSRHQKEFNQDADLVDADYMKWETMSRTSDIDPNELDKYQQSIAIMNMNLQDIQQDIQRLATQQNQIQAQQMQAQQLLQAQQIANMLNQQQQNFGSQQHLADPYPTRPLQHQPNFGSSPHLPQSFNAGGVVNPYGSRPPSRDPYQQMQTMPVQYINDNAPYMYAQQQQPPAMMPQSQYNTMHPHYNDNNAVPYNRSNNHSFGGPQSQNSQPPMQSHHPHQQYIPRQSIYDDYQIQSMHGREPNMSPQPNNYYGHEPLVQQQPNQQQYPTQRRTWGQPSFDPMQMVDVGGGNTWQRRPQKSMDSDGGGPNWGSPQGENNIQHHRSSIHQNGDGQHHQMYPVHSSPLHSQRMTGGNGGGVGMGSGVQRQQSMTNLRETRSPNVVPKPSSAPTPPDDVMAPQSICFIGDQDDIDEIERNVIEKMQSTGLSEYIFPIHHNQQQQQQSHMSHTAQMQRDERENNYDDYVGGGGSDMMPQKLNITSGNLTYRIPSPQRPLLHPNSFQDPRSSEKNTTEKGFYISFDDDQPKRPKPPLRVKRSPKKEKSLDSADNQLSNNSDSTDYVEMISNDVSVEPKIRPKVHKLNYSESNSSSSNQNRNTMDINKATYNKYTDSPIQLSQVMSVGESKNEHKTQNSSSSHNNQPQTPPPSVASTSPTHLRNSTSLENREVKSKALVIGTDPSTLDPESAEEMERRKEKIMLLSLQRRQQQEEAKERKEQEAARKREIEREKEEEKQRKKEEQMARRAAILEQHRLKKALEEAEREGKTIDRSDIGHKPSSNTNTVTRTRPKPTRPRPKTIHVDDGSVDISDASTISSRGKKGSSTNLTGYGQFNSNSMRRDYYRGSQDSLTVKEPNVERGRTLSRISVAKGSTLNFRGRKSNSLMNLCGPKLYKQPAAKSNRGIILNAVEYCVFPGAVNRDAKQKVLEKIARSEAKHFLILFRDAGCQFRALYSYTPDTEQVVKLYGTGPMQVDEVMFDKFFKYNSGGKCFSQVHTKHLTVTIDAFTIHNSLWQGKKVNLPSKKDMALVI